GAACTCCTGAAGATATACAAGCAAATCCGGCAGTAATTGAAGCATATCTCGGACGTAAAAAGGAGGAGGCTTAAATAATGGCTGATCCAGTCTTAAAAGTTGAAAATATTAATGTCTATTATGGCAGCATTCACGCAATAAAAGGAATCTCATTTGAAGTCTATGAGGGTGAAATTGTTACGTTAATCGGCGCGAACGGTGCAGGAAAATCTACGACTCTAAATACTATATCGGGATTATTGCATCCCAGCACGGGCAGTGTCTCATTTTTAGGGGACTCGCTCGCGAAAATTGCACCTCATAAAATCGTAGAAAGGGGACTCGCTCAAGTTCCTGAGGGCCGGCGTGTGTTCGCTCAAATGACGGTGCAGGAAAATTTAGAGATGGGCGCATATACTCAAGCAAATAATTATATTCACGAGGATTTAGAGAATGTATATAAATTATTCCCGCGTTTAAATGAGCGCAAGAATCAAATTGCCGGGACTCTTTCAGGCGGTGAACAGCAAATGTTAGCAATGGGACGCGCTTTAATGAGTCGGCCTAAATTATTAATGCTTGATGAGCCTTCAATGGGATTAGCTCCGATTTTAGTAGAACAAATTTTTGATATTATTGCAGATTTACACAAACACGGAGCGACTATTTTATTAGTTGAACAGAACGCGCAAATGGCCTTGAGTATCGCGAGCCGCGGCTACGTAATGGAAACGGGCAAAATCGTAACTACTGGGACGGGTAAGGAGTTATTATCATCGCCCGAAGTGAGAAAGGCATATTTAGGCGGGTAAAATTTTCGTGCGTGGGATGTTTATTATATAATTAATCATGATAAATATTTCCGCGCATATTATTTTATTTAACAGGAGGCAGAATTAACCGTGAAAACAAGTTTTTACACACCCGGCGAACTCGCAGAAATAGGATTTAAATCTTACGGCAAAAATATTTTAATCAGCAGAAAAGCAAGCATATACAGCCCTTCAAAAATTGAAATCGGCGATAATGTCAGAATAGATGATTTTTGCATACTCAGCGGGAAAATTAAACTCGGAAGTCATATTCATATAAGTGCATACACAGCTTTATATGCCGGCGACTTTGGAATCAATATCGGCGATTTCTCTGGATTATCTCCGCGCTGTACAATTTGGGCAATGAGTGATAATTTTTCGGGGAATGCATTATTAGGGCCGGTAATTCCTGAAAATTTTAGAAATGTATTCGGCGGAGAAGTCATACTTGAGAAATATGTGAGTCTCGCTACAGGAGTTACTATTATTGCGCGAAATACTGAGGGGGGGGGGGGCATAAGACTTAAAGAAGGCTGTGCAGTCGGTGCTATGTCTCTTGTTAATAAATCCCTCTCTGAATGGACGATATATCTCGGTATACCTTGCCGGGCATTTAAGGAACGCAGCAGGAAAATGGCATACTTAGGAGAAAAATTTATCTCTTCTCTTGAGTAATTCATGCTTAACGGGTGCTCGTTCTGTGTGAATAAGTACCCGCTGTTTATTTTATCAGGCACTGAAACGCGTCGACATCAAAGACGGGAATATTTATTTTTTGCGATACATCTAAGCGTTCAGGAAAATAATTATCTATGAAGATTGCTTTGCTGCCATGAATATAATTTGACTTTCTTGTGCCGGGCTTGATAGTTATAATCTCGTCGAACAAATCAGGCGATATTCTGTGAGAATTCATTGACTCGTAAATATCCCCTTCATGAGCAGTAAGAAGTATTAATTTTATTCCCTCGTTAATGCACTGATAAATATATTTCATTAAATCCGTGTTGACTTGGCCGTTGATAATCAAAGTATCATCATAATCAATATATGCGCACTCGTAATCATATGGGATTCTGAAGAGTGTTTCTATTCCCCTGTCTAAAGTTATATTTAAATCACTGCATAAAATTTTGACATCATAGCCCATGAAATCGAATAGAGACAATAACGGAAAATTTACGCCCAAATGCCGCCAAAATGTTTGTGTTCCTGAATTCCTGACAGAAAACTCCATCAGCTTCAAATTATGATTTATATCTTCCTTAAGCTGGAAAAACCATGAGCCGCGAAATATAAATCTCGTGTTTAAATCTTCAGCAATATTATAAATCTCGTCAGTGAGTTTAACCCGCTCAGAATGATATGATATTCCGTTCGTGATTCTTTCTCGTGTTCGCGGGCCGGTGAATAGCAAATTACGCCGTGAATCCGTGAAACAGTCAACAGTATATTCTCTTCCCGGCAGATATTCACACAGTAGAAAATTTTTATTATTTGCCGCAAAAAATTTTAGGTCATCTTCACATTTTATTAGTGCTGTACCTTTTCCGCCGGCTGCTATAAACGGTTTCAAGAATGCAGGATATTTTATATTATTATAATTATATATTTCAGGACAATACGAACAATTTTTTACGCTCTCATAAATCAGCTTCTTATTCTCGGCAATTAGGGCAGTCTCATAGGGCGAGCAGATTATACGCGCGTTAATAGATTTCTCGTTTTCCATTAAGAATCTTGCAATAGTATCATGTGTAGGAATTACAAAATCAATTTGCCATTTCTCAATCAGTGCATTAAATTCTCGAATAAAATTTTTGTCCGTGATATATAAATGCTCTGAGATATAAATTTGCCCGTGTGAATAAATATATTCTGAGTGATCGCTTCTCCCTGACGCCCCGAATACGTTAAAGTGTATATTATCCTTGAGTGCCTTGTAAGTATCCATCGATGAACCCGCCGGGAAGATCAGGACATTTTTTTTGTTTATGCTGCCCATAAGCTGTCACCTCGGTGGCAAAAAAATTTGATTCTCAAATATATATTCAAGAAATCAAGTAATTTTACCCCCCCCCCTGTAGGTATTTTATGCAGTATTCTTCTCTTAATATCGAGTACATAACTTTATTAACAAACTTCCCATTTTTAAATAATGCGCCTCTCATTATGCCCTCCTGAATAAATCCGGCCTTCTCGTATAAATGTCTTGCTCTCGTGTTATTCTCAAGGACTCCAAGCTCAACACGGTGTAAATTCATATTCATAAATGCGTGCTTCAAAATTTCATTTATTGCGAACGTCCCGCAGCCCTTGTTTTGATTCTCCTTACTGCCTATCATAATATGAAATTCCGCCGATTGATTTAACACGTCAACGGGAACGAGACTCACAAGTCCGATTATATTATCATCATCTTTGACTATTGCACATCTGACGGCATTACTCCGGCTCTTCATGTAATTTTCGAACCATTGAACATCGACATCATAATTTATATAACGAAATGGAGCACCTAAAAGATTTATTAATTCCGGGTCATTGCGCCACTTGTTTATTTCGGCGAGGTCTCTTCTTTCAAGCTCTCTCAGTCTGTACAATTTTTATAAGCTCCTTTGCAATATATTTCATATCGTCCTGATTATAACGCTGATCACATGGAATCGGCAAAATATTTGCGGCGTAATCTTCTGCTGTAGTATCTCCGCAGGTCAAAGCATACGGCCATAAAGTAGCAATATAAATTTTTTTCTCGGCAAGTTTTTTCTTGAGAGTCATTCCGCCCTCACAATAATACGGATAAGCAAAAGCCCCGGCCGGGTAAAATTTCGGCAAAATATTTTTATCACCCAGCAATGAATCAAGAATCTTATAATTTCTATCGCGTATATTCTTGACGTGATTATAATCAATCGCTCCCAGCAAATTACGTGTAAGCCGGGACATTTTCATTAGCTGCAAATTTATATATGACTCGTCGGATCTCTTGAAATCAGCGTAATAATCCGAAGCACTCCGGCCTTCAAAGCGGCCAAGTATATGAGTCATTCGGCCTGAAGATTTATCCGTATCAAGCTCGCAATCAAGAATAGCATTACTTGAGAGATACGCACCATCAGGAACTCCA
This is a stretch of genomic DNA from Synergistaceae bacterium. It encodes these proteins:
- a CDS encoding ABC transporter ATP-binding protein, translating into MADPVLKVENINVYYGSIHAIKGISFEVYEGEIVTLIGANGAGKSTTLNTISGLLHPSTGSVSFLGDSLAKIAPHKIVERGLAQVPEGRRVFAQMTVQENLEMGAYTQANNYIHEDLENVYKLFPRLNERKNQIAGTLSGGEQQMLAMGRALMSRPKLLMLDEPSMGLAPILVEQIFDIIADLHKHGATILLVEQNAQMALSIASRGYVMETGKIVTTGTGKELLSSPEVRKAYLGG
- a CDS encoding acyltransferase — protein: MKTSFYTPGELAEIGFKSYGKNILISRKASIYSPSKIEIGDNVRIDDFCILSGKIKLGSHIHISAYTALYAGDFGINIGDFSGLSPRCTIWAMSDNFSGNALLGPVIPENFRNVFGGEVILEKYVSLATGVTIIARNTEGGGGIRLKEGCAVGAMSLVNKSLSEWTIYLGIPCRAFKERSRKMAYLGEKFISSLE
- a CDS encoding ATP-grasp domain-containing protein, with the protein product MGSINKKNVLIFPAGSSMDTYKALKDNIHFNVFGASGRSDHSEYIYSHGQIYISEHLYITDKNFIREFNALIEKWQIDFVIPTHDTIARFLMENEKSINARIICSPYETALIAENKKLIYESVKNCSYCPEIYNYNNIKYPAFLKPFIAAGGKGTALIKCEDDLKFFAANNKNFLLCEYLPGREYTVDCFTDSRRNLLFTGPRTRERITNGISYHSERVKLTDEIYNIAEDLNTRFIFRGSWFFQLKEDINHNLKLMEFSVRNSGTQTFWRHLGVNFPLLSLFDFMGYDVKILCSDLNITLDRGIETLFRIPYDYECAYIDYDDTLIINGQVNTDLMKYIYQCINEGIKLILLTAHEGDIYESMNSHRISPDLFDEIITIKPGTRKSNYIHGSKAIFIDNYFPERLDVSQKINIPVFDVDAFQCLIK
- a CDS encoding GNAT family N-acetyltransferase, yielding MYRLRELERRDLAEINKWRNDPELINLLGAPFRYINYDVDVQWFENYMKSRSNAVRCAIVKDDDNIIGLVSLVPVDVLNQSAEFHIMIGSKENQNKGCGTFAINEILKHAFMNMNLHRVELGVLENNTRARHLYEKAGFIQEGIMRGALFKNGKFVNKVMYSILREEYCIKYLQGGG